Proteins from a genomic interval of Spea bombifrons isolate aSpeBom1 chromosome 4, aSpeBom1.2.pri, whole genome shotgun sequence:
- the ARRB2 gene encoding beta-arrestin-2, whose protein sequence is MGERAGTRVFKKSSPNCKLTVYLGKRDFVDHLDRVEPVDGVVLVDTDYLKDRKVYVTLTCAFRYGREDLDVLGLSFRKDLFIATFQAFPPLPEEKKPLTRLQERLIKKLGEQAHPFNFTIPQNLPCSVTLQPGPEDTGKACGVDYEIRAFCAKTTEEKMHKRNSVRLVIRKVQFAPEKAGPQPVAETTRHFLMSDRSLHLEASLDKELYYHGEAINVNVHVTNNSSKTVKRVKVSVRQYADICLFSTAQYKCPVAQIEQDDLVAPSSTFCKVYTLTPMLSNNREKRGLALDGKLKHEDTNLASSTIVKEGSSKEVLGILVSYRVKVKLIVSRGGDVAVELPFVLMHPKPPETVSRPVSEFPQSDAPVDTNLIEFDTNFAQDDDIVFEDFARLRLKGLKDDKDDDEAYC, encoded by the exons ATGGGGGAGAGAGCAGGAACTCG CGTATTCAAGAAGTCGAGCCCCAACTGCAAG CTCACCGTGTACCTGGGAAAGCGAGACTTCGTGGATCACCTGGATCGAGTGGAGCCTGTGG ATGGAGTTGTGTTAGTAGACACCGACTATCTTAAAGACCGCAAAG TGTACGTCACGTTGACCTGCGCTTTCCGATATGGCCGGGAGGATCTTGACGTCCTGGGCCTCTCTTTCCGGAAAGATCTCTTCATCGCCACGTTCCAGGCGTTCCCTCCTCTCCCCGAGGAGAAGAAGCCCCTCACCCGCCTGCAGGAGCGTCTGATCAAGAAGCTGGGGGAGCAAGCGCACCCGTTCAACTTCACA ATTCCGCAGAACTTGCCGTGTTCCGTGACGCTGCAGCCTGGCCCGGAGGACACTGGAAAA GCCTGCGGTGTCGATTATGAAATCCGCGCCTTCTGTGCCAAGACCACGGaggaaaaaatgcacaaaag GAACTCTGTCCGTCTGGTCATCAGGAAAGTGCAGTTTGCCCCCGAGAAGGCGGGACCCCAGCCTGTCGCCGAGACCACCCGACACTTTCTGATGTCCGACAGATCCCTGCACTTAGAAGCTTCGTTAGATAAGGAG CTATATTATCACGGAGAAGCCATCAACGTCAACGTGCACGTGACAAACAACTCGAGCAAGACCGTCAAGAGGGTGAAAGTATCAG TCAGGCAATACGCCGACATCTGTCTGTTCAGCACCGCGCAGTACAAGTGTCCAGTCGCTCAGATTGAACAGGA CGATCTCGTTGCCCCGAGCTCCACGTTCTGCAAAGTTTACACGCTGACCCCGATGTTATCGAATAACCGGGAGAAGCGCGGCCTGGCCCTGGACGGGAAGCTGAAGCACGAGGACACCAATCTGGCTTCGAGTACCAT TGTGAAGGAGGGCTCCAGTAAAGAGGTGCTGGGCATACTGGTGTCGTACAGAGTCAAGGTGAAGCTCATCGTGTCACGAGGAGG ggaCGTGGCTGTGGAGCTGCCCTTTGTCCTGATGCATCCGAAGCCACCAGAGACCGTGTCCCGACCCGTGTCCG AATTCCCTCAGTCAGATGCTCCGGTCGACACAAACCTTATTGAGTTCGATACAAA tTTTGCTCAGGATGATGACATTGTGTTTGAAGACTTTGCTCGCCTGcgactcaaagggttaaaggacgACAAGGACGACGACGAGGCCTACTGCTAG
- the PELP1 gene encoding proline-, glutamic acid- and leucine-rich protein 1 isoform X1: MAAACVGLRMMEAAVSGLLERDLSEGELGEAIRGLREHGALRVEGSTAALSALLSSCNSRLMSASTRVEGLSLLSLVVEESPTDVFQAHCVSWIRGVLQVIQSQDPPRVVSFAVFVLRSLLAHSSALPELSREISINQIPGLLTSLLGLRRQCLVPALEGIRSCLISYPRACGSLRGKLTTFLLSLLDVENVQIQELACHCFSLLPSLGSGFSQGVKHTENWERQIQGVLCSLHSVFQQLYQSAETESSRYQGPGTELELPSLEDDGTHNVLQLVRRFSALGQCVSLLLREQFPAPVRVPVSDLLSFVCRVINVSPKNLSWQGEESLKLLLLPRVHRNALDILEATIIACGSRLLPYSAVICRLFPQLLSSWGAVRGVTGMPLGQERPYSSLRGSVYRVLDKWVTVCGVSSGVLQGPAHHSDILITHLLSDITPPADTVKISGFVQLGAKKQKVSEVTDGDFQGHRKGEVSANIELCASALKVLCSVFLHCGSIIKEETHRKLQELSIPLLIRLQQGPENWLGPYISSECRKELYRLLLCLTLTPSPRLPAPLHCAIKIFRGGMIEESVQVSVFCTEALAICRVLIHPRAPSLQHPLPAQGPRPPAQSGDQLNQRPLAPPPPSFPAPAPVNHLPLRPLAAPQPSEPAVPPTEPSPPSEETFGGKSKRAVFIHFDKEEPSDVEISLESDSDDSVVIVPEGLLTKPVPQPEVSPPSVKPPSEEPTEPPVQPVVPSASSVPPPPVCHGPSPAALPPPEVHPQPVAEGNMTVININSSDDEEGEDEEEEDEEEEVMYEDEEEEFYDDEEEEDLEGLDEEDYEEDDEGLTEEEEEEEEDDIEEEGDEDEEGEEDEEGLMTDEMQLASAIQNLPQEVEPVMQEAEPEEGPPRLSPVQEDDGGDTGLLMLVETEEREMQGQEAEDGVADPEVMDSPPPPPVLTPPPPPVLPPEMEESVVSQPEPMGELEAIPTTGESVKEKLLEEERRPEEEQAEETEDKVADADSMLADFIDCPPDDEKLAEAMT; the protein is encoded by the exons ATGGCGGCGGCGTGTGTCGGTCTCCGAATGATGGAGGCGGCCGTTAGCGGCCTCTTGGAGCGGGATTTGAGCGAGGGGGAGCTGGGGGAAGCCATCCGGGGTCTGCGGGAGCACGGAGCCCTGCGAGTGGAG GGCTCCACGGCCGCTCTTTCCGCCCTCCTTAGCAGCTGCAACTCCCGCCTGATGTCAGCCAGCACTCG GGTCGAGGgactctctcttctctctttggTGGTGGAAGAGTCTCCGACAGATGTTTTTCAGGCGCATTGTGTGTCGTGGATCCGCGGTGTCCTGCAAGTCATTCAG TCCCAGGACCCCCCTCGAGTGGTCAGCTTCGCTGTCTTTGTGCTGCGGTCGCTGCTGGCTCATTCGTCTGCCCTTCCTGAATTATCTCGGGAAATTTCCATCAACCAGATTCCGGGGCTGCTGACGTCCCTGCTGGGGCTGAGACGCCAG TGCCTGGTCCCAGCTCTAGAAGGAATCCGGTCGTGCTTGATCTCCTATCCACGAGCCTGCGGCTCTCTAagg GGAAAGCTCACCACGTTCCTCCTGAGTCTCCTGGATGTGGAAAACGTGCAGATTCAAGAG CTCGCGTGTCACTGCTTCTCTCTCCTGCCGTCCCTGGGCTCCGGGTTCTCGCAAGGAGTCAAACACACCGAGAACTGGGAGAGACAGATCCAAGGCGTCCTCTGCTCCCTGCACAGCGTCTTCCAGCAGCTCTATCAGTCTGCGGAGACAG AGTCCTCCCGGTACCAAGGGCCCGGGACCGAGCTGGAGCTGCCAAGCTTAGAGGACGATGGAACACACAACGTCCTGCAGCTGGTGAGGAGGTTCTCGGCTCTGGGACAGTGTGTGAGCCTTCTACTCAG GGAGCAGTTCCCGGCTCCTGTGCGGGTTCCGGTGTCCGACCTTCTGAGCTTCGTCTGTCGGGTAATTAACGTGAGCCCCAAGAACCTG AGCTGGCAGGGAGAGGAATCCTTgaagctgctgctgcttccgcGGGTCCACAGGAACGCTCTGGATATTTTGGAGGCTACTATCATAGC GTGTGGCTCCCGTCTTCTTCCGTACTCTGCCGTCATCTGCCGGCTGTTTCCTCAGCTTCTCAGCTCCTGGGGAGCCGTGCGAGGGGTGACGGGGATGCCCTTAGGGCAAGAGCGCCCGTACAG CTCCCTCCGTGGATCCGTCTACCGCGTGCTGGATAAATGGGTGACCGTGTGTGGCGTTTCCTCTGGCGTCCTGCAAGGGCCGGCTCATCATTCCGACATTCTAATAACTCATCTGCTGAGCGACATCACTCCTCCGGCAGACACTGTGAAG ATTTCCGGGTTCGTGCAGCTCGGTGCCAAGAAACAGAAGGTGTCCGAGGTAACGGACGGTGATTTTCAGGGACATCGGAAGGGGGAAGTCAGTGCCAATATTGAACTGTGTGCATCTGCGCTGAAAG tTTTATGCAGCGTTTTCCTCCATTGCGGCTCCATAATCAAAGAAGAGACCCATCGG AAGCTCCAAGAGCTGTCCATCCCGCTGCTCATCCGTCTTCAGCAAGGACCCGAGAACTGGCTCGGCCCGTACATCAGTAGCGAGTGTCGGAAGGAATTATACAGACTCCTGCTCTGTCTTACTCTAACGCCCAGCCCTCGCCTGCCTGCCCCCTTGCACTGCGCCATCAAGATCTTCAGGGGTGGAATGATCGAGGAGAGCGTGCAG GTCTCCGTGTTCTGCACAGAGGCTCTCGCCATTTGTCGCGTTCTCATTCACCCGCGCGCCCCGTCGCTGCAGCATCCTCTGCCGGCCCAGGGTCCCCGTCCCCCTGCGCAGTCCGGAGACCAGCTCAATCAGAGACCTCTGGCCCCGCCGCCCCCTTCGTTCCCGGCCCCGGCTCCTGTAAATCACCTACCTCTCAGGCCTTTGGCCGCTCCTCAGCCGAGCGAGCCTGCTGTTCCGCCGACTGAACCGTCCCCACCTTCAGAGGAGACTTTTGGCGGGAAGTCTAAACGCGCCGTCTTCATCCACTTTGACAAAGAGGAGCCGTCGGACGTAGAGATTTCCTTGGAGAGCGATTCGGATGACAGCGTGGTCATCGTCCCAGAAGGGCTTCTGACAAAACCTGTGCCGCAACCCGAGGTCTCACCGCCTTCTGTTAAACCTCCCTCAGAAGAACCAACAGAGCCGCCTGTTCAGCCCGTAGTCCCCTCTGCAAGCTCTGTACCTCCACCTCCTGTGTGCCATGGACCTTCTCCCGCTGCCCTGCCGCCTCCAGAGGTTCATCCGCAGCCCGTGGCAGAAGGTAATATGACTGTGATCAACATCAACAGCAGCGATGATGAGGAAggggaggacgaggaggaggaggatgaagaGGAAGAAGTTATGTACGAAGACGAGGAAGAAGAGTTCTATGACgatgaagaggaagaagatCTTGAAGGGTTGGATGAAGAGGATTATGAAGAGGATGATGAAGGGCTaactgaggaggaggaggaagaggaagaagatgacATTGAAGAGGAGGGCGACGAGGATGAAGAGGGTGAAGAAGATGAGGAAGGTCTGATGACGGATGAGATGCAGCTTGCCTCCGCGATACAGAACTTACCTCAGGAAGTTGAGCCGGTGATGCAGGAGGCAGAGCCTGAGGAAGGTCCTCCCCGTCTATCGCCCGTGCAGGAAGATGACGGTGGGGACACAGGGCTGCTGATGCTGGTAGAGACTGAGGAAAGGGAGATGCAGGGGCAAGAAGCAGAAGACGGGGTTGCGGATCCAGAGGTCATGGACAGTCCCCCTCCGCCACCTGTTCTGACGCCGCCACCTCCTCCAGTCCTGCCGCCTGAGATGGAGGAGAGCGTGGTGTCTCAGCCAGAACCCATGGGTGAGCTGGAAGCCATCCCGACCACGGGGGAATCTGTGAAAGAGAAGCTGCTAGAAGAGGAGAGAAGACCAGAAGAGGAGCAGGCTGAAGAGACCGAG GATAAAGTCGCGGATGCGGATTCCATGTTGGCAGATTTTATTGACTGTCCTCCGGACGACGAGAAGCTCGCAGAAGCGATGACATGA
- the PELP1 gene encoding proline-, glutamic acid- and leucine-rich protein 1 isoform X2, with protein MAAACVGLRMMEAAVSGLLERDLSEGELGEAIRGLREHGALRVEGSTAALSALLSSCNSRLMSASTRVEGLSLLSLVVEESPTDVFQAHCVSWIRGVLQVIQSQDPPRVVSFAVFVLRSLLAHSSALPELSREISINQIPGLLTSLLGLRRQCLVPALEGIRSCLISYPRACGSLRGKLTTFLLSLLDVENVQIQELACHCFSLLPSLGSGFSQGVKHTENWERQIQGVLCSLHSVFQQLYQSAETESSRYQGPGTELELPSLEDDGTHNVLQLVRRFSALGQCVSLLLREQFPAPVRVPVSDLLSFVCRVINVSPKNLSWQGEESLKLLLLPRVHRNALDILEATIIACGSRLLPYSAVICRLFPQLLSSWGAVRGVTGMPLGQERPYSSLRGSVYRVLDKWVTVCGVSSGVLQGPAHHSDILITHLLSDITPPADTVKISGFVQLGAKKQKVSEVTDGDFQGHRKGEVSANIELCASALKVLCSVFLHCGSIIKEETHRLQELSIPLLIRLQQGPENWLGPYISSECRKELYRLLLCLTLTPSPRLPAPLHCAIKIFRGGMIEESVQVSVFCTEALAICRVLIHPRAPSLQHPLPAQGPRPPAQSGDQLNQRPLAPPPPSFPAPAPVNHLPLRPLAAPQPSEPAVPPTEPSPPSEETFGGKSKRAVFIHFDKEEPSDVEISLESDSDDSVVIVPEGLLTKPVPQPEVSPPSVKPPSEEPTEPPVQPVVPSASSVPPPPVCHGPSPAALPPPEVHPQPVAEGNMTVININSSDDEEGEDEEEEDEEEEVMYEDEEEEFYDDEEEEDLEGLDEEDYEEDDEGLTEEEEEEEEDDIEEEGDEDEEGEEDEEGLMTDEMQLASAIQNLPQEVEPVMQEAEPEEGPPRLSPVQEDDGGDTGLLMLVETEEREMQGQEAEDGVADPEVMDSPPPPPVLTPPPPPVLPPEMEESVVSQPEPMGELEAIPTTGESVKEKLLEEERRPEEEQAEETEDKVADADSMLADFIDCPPDDEKLAEAMT; from the exons ATGGCGGCGGCGTGTGTCGGTCTCCGAATGATGGAGGCGGCCGTTAGCGGCCTCTTGGAGCGGGATTTGAGCGAGGGGGAGCTGGGGGAAGCCATCCGGGGTCTGCGGGAGCACGGAGCCCTGCGAGTGGAG GGCTCCACGGCCGCTCTTTCCGCCCTCCTTAGCAGCTGCAACTCCCGCCTGATGTCAGCCAGCACTCG GGTCGAGGgactctctcttctctctttggTGGTGGAAGAGTCTCCGACAGATGTTTTTCAGGCGCATTGTGTGTCGTGGATCCGCGGTGTCCTGCAAGTCATTCAG TCCCAGGACCCCCCTCGAGTGGTCAGCTTCGCTGTCTTTGTGCTGCGGTCGCTGCTGGCTCATTCGTCTGCCCTTCCTGAATTATCTCGGGAAATTTCCATCAACCAGATTCCGGGGCTGCTGACGTCCCTGCTGGGGCTGAGACGCCAG TGCCTGGTCCCAGCTCTAGAAGGAATCCGGTCGTGCTTGATCTCCTATCCACGAGCCTGCGGCTCTCTAagg GGAAAGCTCACCACGTTCCTCCTGAGTCTCCTGGATGTGGAAAACGTGCAGATTCAAGAG CTCGCGTGTCACTGCTTCTCTCTCCTGCCGTCCCTGGGCTCCGGGTTCTCGCAAGGAGTCAAACACACCGAGAACTGGGAGAGACAGATCCAAGGCGTCCTCTGCTCCCTGCACAGCGTCTTCCAGCAGCTCTATCAGTCTGCGGAGACAG AGTCCTCCCGGTACCAAGGGCCCGGGACCGAGCTGGAGCTGCCAAGCTTAGAGGACGATGGAACACACAACGTCCTGCAGCTGGTGAGGAGGTTCTCGGCTCTGGGACAGTGTGTGAGCCTTCTACTCAG GGAGCAGTTCCCGGCTCCTGTGCGGGTTCCGGTGTCCGACCTTCTGAGCTTCGTCTGTCGGGTAATTAACGTGAGCCCCAAGAACCTG AGCTGGCAGGGAGAGGAATCCTTgaagctgctgctgcttccgcGGGTCCACAGGAACGCTCTGGATATTTTGGAGGCTACTATCATAGC GTGTGGCTCCCGTCTTCTTCCGTACTCTGCCGTCATCTGCCGGCTGTTTCCTCAGCTTCTCAGCTCCTGGGGAGCCGTGCGAGGGGTGACGGGGATGCCCTTAGGGCAAGAGCGCCCGTACAG CTCCCTCCGTGGATCCGTCTACCGCGTGCTGGATAAATGGGTGACCGTGTGTGGCGTTTCCTCTGGCGTCCTGCAAGGGCCGGCTCATCATTCCGACATTCTAATAACTCATCTGCTGAGCGACATCACTCCTCCGGCAGACACTGTGAAG ATTTCCGGGTTCGTGCAGCTCGGTGCCAAGAAACAGAAGGTGTCCGAGGTAACGGACGGTGATTTTCAGGGACATCGGAAGGGGGAAGTCAGTGCCAATATTGAACTGTGTGCATCTGCGCTGAAAG tTTTATGCAGCGTTTTCCTCCATTGCGGCTCCATAATCAAAGAAGAGACCCATCGG CTCCAAGAGCTGTCCATCCCGCTGCTCATCCGTCTTCAGCAAGGACCCGAGAACTGGCTCGGCCCGTACATCAGTAGCGAGTGTCGGAAGGAATTATACAGACTCCTGCTCTGTCTTACTCTAACGCCCAGCCCTCGCCTGCCTGCCCCCTTGCACTGCGCCATCAAGATCTTCAGGGGTGGAATGATCGAGGAGAGCGTGCAG GTCTCCGTGTTCTGCACAGAGGCTCTCGCCATTTGTCGCGTTCTCATTCACCCGCGCGCCCCGTCGCTGCAGCATCCTCTGCCGGCCCAGGGTCCCCGTCCCCCTGCGCAGTCCGGAGACCAGCTCAATCAGAGACCTCTGGCCCCGCCGCCCCCTTCGTTCCCGGCCCCGGCTCCTGTAAATCACCTACCTCTCAGGCCTTTGGCCGCTCCTCAGCCGAGCGAGCCTGCTGTTCCGCCGACTGAACCGTCCCCACCTTCAGAGGAGACTTTTGGCGGGAAGTCTAAACGCGCCGTCTTCATCCACTTTGACAAAGAGGAGCCGTCGGACGTAGAGATTTCCTTGGAGAGCGATTCGGATGACAGCGTGGTCATCGTCCCAGAAGGGCTTCTGACAAAACCTGTGCCGCAACCCGAGGTCTCACCGCCTTCTGTTAAACCTCCCTCAGAAGAACCAACAGAGCCGCCTGTTCAGCCCGTAGTCCCCTCTGCAAGCTCTGTACCTCCACCTCCTGTGTGCCATGGACCTTCTCCCGCTGCCCTGCCGCCTCCAGAGGTTCATCCGCAGCCCGTGGCAGAAGGTAATATGACTGTGATCAACATCAACAGCAGCGATGATGAGGAAggggaggacgaggaggaggaggatgaagaGGAAGAAGTTATGTACGAAGACGAGGAAGAAGAGTTCTATGACgatgaagaggaagaagatCTTGAAGGGTTGGATGAAGAGGATTATGAAGAGGATGATGAAGGGCTaactgaggaggaggaggaagaggaagaagatgacATTGAAGAGGAGGGCGACGAGGATGAAGAGGGTGAAGAAGATGAGGAAGGTCTGATGACGGATGAGATGCAGCTTGCCTCCGCGATACAGAACTTACCTCAGGAAGTTGAGCCGGTGATGCAGGAGGCAGAGCCTGAGGAAGGTCCTCCCCGTCTATCGCCCGTGCAGGAAGATGACGGTGGGGACACAGGGCTGCTGATGCTGGTAGAGACTGAGGAAAGGGAGATGCAGGGGCAAGAAGCAGAAGACGGGGTTGCGGATCCAGAGGTCATGGACAGTCCCCCTCCGCCACCTGTTCTGACGCCGCCACCTCCTCCAGTCCTGCCGCCTGAGATGGAGGAGAGCGTGGTGTCTCAGCCAGAACCCATGGGTGAGCTGGAAGCCATCCCGACCACGGGGGAATCTGTGAAAGAGAAGCTGCTAGAAGAGGAGAGAAGACCAGAAGAGGAGCAGGCTGAAGAGACCGAG GATAAAGTCGCGGATGCGGATTCCATGTTGGCAGATTTTATTGACTGTCCTCCGGACGACGAGAAGCTCGCAGAAGCGATGACATGA